In methanogenic archaeon ISO4-H5, the following are encoded in one genomic region:
- a CDS encoding Archaeal/vacuolar-type H+-ATPase subunit I: MLLPESMSRIVIVGTKTRLEDAINALYSEKAIHVIDHTTGDDGLSIGTSLEKTSKASERLLKVRALEKELGINKHTKTADISVEDVQSRINAGDVEGVEDEVLKTVDARNDLTQKITELNSKQKILELLKNLNDVTLDQYSGYKSIAVLAGTVTSDASSLKIDDAEIFSSYDKKNGGVAVVFVKKENRDQAYAALAGIGFVELHIPVYTSKVSAADEYQKVTAEIEAATAEIELCDKALEEMKERYKSFLKGSDEELSIAVEKGSVPLRIAVSKYSYIMDAWVPTKKVDSVKANLEQKLGDDVYVEFEETRGRKLEESEAQEPRFQNVPVKQNNGRIVCEYEYATSLVSVPKYQEIDPTFLIAIFLPLFFGFMVGDMGYAIPFIILGAYGLKKTKHPDWRAIALVLFFGGIWAFIFGLFFYGEMLGMHFVGGEYEAGVWHWHEDHVAVGGTSVTWDWIFGAKFPEWFNHMICSAGTWDSATGTWTSGETGIGKLVNVALLLKLSVYVGIVHLFIGILCGVYNIVKQHGGKAAFLEKGGLVFTFFGMILFCLALTQAMFGGSIGDIAKGTPLILLVVAIVCLVVGIGLNAKAEGGMQAIMGIPEVIGWILSYTRLAAITMSKAGMALAFNYIVFGMIIATRTTAGGEVVFDPFANVVMLVIGIFLFCFLHLVVWTLGILSAGLHALRLQFVELMMRFYEGGGDSFAPLQEVRTKTFFSKNTNNIKEV; the protein is encoded by the coding sequence ATGCTTCTTCCTGAGTCGATGAGTAGGATTGTGATTGTGGGTACCAAGACCCGCCTCGAGGACGCCATAAACGCCCTCTACAGCGAGAAGGCTATCCATGTCATCGATCATACCACCGGCGACGACGGGCTCTCTATCGGAACCTCCCTTGAAAAGACCTCGAAGGCATCTGAGAGGCTTCTCAAGGTTAGGGCACTCGAGAAAGAGCTTGGGATCAACAAGCATACCAAGACCGCCGACATATCTGTCGAGGATGTGCAGTCGCGCATCAACGCCGGAGATGTCGAGGGCGTCGAAGATGAGGTCCTCAAGACCGTCGACGCAAGGAATGATCTTACCCAGAAAATCACTGAATTAAACTCTAAGCAAAAGATTTTAGAACTTCTGAAGAACCTGAATGACGTCACTCTTGATCAGTACAGCGGATACAAGAGCATCGCCGTTCTCGCCGGTACCGTTACCAGCGACGCATCGTCCCTCAAGATCGACGATGCCGAGATCTTCTCTTCCTACGACAAGAAGAACGGCGGTGTAGCCGTCGTCTTCGTGAAGAAGGAGAACAGGGATCAGGCATACGCCGCACTCGCAGGGATTGGGTTTGTGGAACTCCATATCCCCGTCTACACCTCCAAGGTGTCGGCAGCGGATGAGTACCAGAAAGTCACCGCTGAGATCGAGGCAGCCACTGCCGAGATCGAGCTCTGTGACAAGGCCCTCGAGGAGATGAAGGAGAGATACAAGTCCTTCCTCAAAGGAAGCGACGAAGAGCTGTCCATTGCGGTAGAGAAGGGTAGTGTTCCCCTTAGGATCGCAGTGAGCAAGTACTCGTACATCATGGATGCATGGGTACCTACCAAGAAAGTGGATTCTGTCAAGGCAAACCTCGAGCAGAAGCTCGGAGACGATGTCTATGTGGAATTCGAAGAGACTCGTGGCAGAAAACTCGAAGAGTCTGAAGCCCAGGAGCCTCGTTTCCAGAATGTTCCCGTCAAGCAGAACAACGGAAGAATCGTATGCGAATACGAGTACGCGACCAGTCTGGTGTCTGTCCCCAAATATCAGGAGATCGACCCCACCTTCCTTATCGCGATCTTCCTCCCGCTGTTCTTCGGATTCATGGTCGGAGATATGGGATACGCCATCCCCTTCATCATCCTGGGAGCATACGGACTTAAGAAGACCAAGCACCCTGACTGGCGTGCCATCGCGCTCGTCCTCTTCTTCGGAGGAATATGGGCGTTCATATTCGGTCTATTCTTCTACGGCGAAATGCTGGGAATGCACTTCGTCGGCGGAGAGTATGAGGCCGGTGTATGGCATTGGCACGAAGACCACGTCGCCGTGGGCGGAACCAGTGTGACTTGGGATTGGATTTTCGGAGCCAAGTTCCCTGAGTGGTTCAACCATATGATCTGCTCCGCAGGAACCTGGGACTCAGCAACCGGAACCTGGACATCCGGTGAGACCGGTATCGGAAAGCTCGTCAACGTTGCGTTGCTCCTGAAGCTCTCCGTCTACGTCGGTATCGTTCACCTGTTCATCGGTATCCTCTGCGGTGTGTACAACATCGTGAAGCAGCACGGCGGAAAGGCAGCCTTCCTGGAGAAGGGAGGACTCGTGTTCACCTTCTTCGGAATGATCCTCTTCTGTCTCGCACTCACTCAGGCAATGTTCGGTGGATCGATTGGCGACATCGCCAAGGGAACCCCCCTCATCCTGCTCGTAGTGGCTATCGTATGTCTGGTTGTCGGAATCGGATTAAACGCAAAAGCAGAAGGCGGAATGCAGGCAATCATGGGTATTCCTGAAGTCATCGGTTGGATTCTTTCCTACACCAGGCTTGCAGCAATCACCATGTCTAAGGCCGGAATGGCGCTTGCATTCAACTACATCGTATTCGGAATGATAATCGCGACCAGGACCACCGCCGGTGGAGAAGTCGTCTTCGACCCCTTCGCCAACGTCGTCATGTTAGTGATTGGAATATTCCTATTCTGTTTCCTCCACCTTGTCGTATGGACCCTCGGAATCCTTTCCGCAGGTCTGCACGCCCTCAGGTTGCAGTTCGTCGAACTCATGATGAGGTTCTATGAAGGAGGCGGAGACTCGTTCGCACCTCTCCAGGAGGTCCGCACTAAAACCTTTTTCAGCAAAAACACCAACAATATCAAAGAGGTTTGA
- a CDS encoding Archaeal/vacuolar-type H+-ATPase subunit H: MSRTDILSEIKEAEQKADQSVSNAETEKKNAVAQARSAAVKRKQAEVAKIREDAEAAIAAEQANLERTKAEKIAEGEAEAAGIEEAARDKIKEVNDFLTNEFERAINASS, encoded by the coding sequence TTGAGCCGAACTGACATACTTTCGGAAATAAAGGAGGCTGAGCAGAAGGCTGATCAGTCAGTTTCTAACGCAGAGACTGAGAAGAAAAACGCCGTTGCTCAGGCCCGCAGTGCTGCTGTGAAAAGGAAGCAGGCTGAAGTCGCGAAGATTCGCGAGGATGCCGAGGCCGCCATCGCAGCAGAGCAGGCTAACCTCGAGAGAACCAAAGCCGAGAAAATCGCCGAAGGCGAGGCCGAGGCCGCTGGAATCGAGGAAGCAGCTAGGGATAAGATCAAGGAAGTCAACGATTTCCTCACGAATGAATTCGAGAGGGCAATAAATGCTTCTTCCTGA